The region GGGATTCTTCAACACCGAGTTGTTCGGCAATGATTTTTTTAACGCGTGCTTCAATATCGCTCATGGATTCCCTCTGAGGGTTGTAAAAAGATTAATGATTTTAGCCGGGCTTGAAAATGACTTTTCAGGCTAGCTATCAACTCTAAAAAATACAGCTGTTTATAAACGATCTCGCTTACATGTACATGCCGCCATTCACATGCAATTCTTGACCAGTGACATAGGCTGCCTGGGGCGAGGCCAAATAAGCCACCGCATGTGCAACGTCAGCCGGTTTACCCAAATGCCCAAGGGGTATTTGGGTTAGCAACGTTTTTTGCTGCTCATCGGCTAACTGTGCCGTCATGTCGGTTTCAATGAAACCTGGTGCCACACAATTCACCGTGATGTTGCGTGAACCCAGTTCACGTGCCAATGCGCGGGTCATACCCGCTACGCCCGCTTTAGCCGCTGCGTAGTTGGCCTGACCCGGGTTGCCTGATGCACCGACCACCGAAGTGATGCTGATGATGCGGCCATAACGCTGCTTCATCATGGTACGCATCACCGCTCGACTCATACGGAATACGGCTTTAAGGTTGGTATCCAATACCGCATCCCATTCGTCGTCCTTCATTCTCATGGTCAGGTTGTCACGAGTGATACCAGCGTTATTAACCAAAATCTGCAATCCACCGTGCTCTTTCACCACATTGTCAATCAGTGCATCAACACCCGCTGCATCATTGACATTGAGCATTCTTCCGTTGCAACCAGGATAAGCTGCCAAGGTTTGCGATAGTTTGACCGCCCCCTCCTCGGTGGTGGCCGTACCAATAACCGTCAAACCACGTTTTGCCAGTTCAAGGGCAATGGCAGCACCAATACCGCGCGAGGCCCCGGTCACCAAAGCCACTTGACCTTCAAATTTGATCTCACTCATATGTTTATGCTTCTAATACAAAAGTTTTCGCTTCAGTCAGGCTAGCCATGTCCAGCAAAGGCATGCCTTGCAATTCGGAATTGATACGCTTGGTCATACCCGCCAGCACCTTGCCGGGACCACACTCCACCAAGGTGGGCAAACCGCGAGCGGCAATGGCTTGAACACACTCCACCCAGCGCACCGGGCCGAAGGCTTGACGGTACAAGGCATCCCGAATTTTGGCCACATCCTGCTCAACAGCCACATCGATGTTGTTGACGAGGTCTATTTGGGGGGGAAGGAAAGAGGTTTCCTCCAGTTTAGCTTTCAGCTTCAGGGCGGCCGGCTTCATCAAACTGGAGTGGAATGGTGCCGACACCGGCAAGGGTAAGGCACGTTTGGCCCCCATGGTCTTAAGCAGCACACAAGCCTGCTCAACGGCCACCTTGGAGCCTGCAATCACCGTTTGCCCAGGGTCATTGAAGTTCACGGCCTCTACAACCTCTGCAGAATGCTCACCCAATGTACGTGTCACCTCTGCGCAGCCTGCAACAACTTTGGCGGCCTCCAGCCCCAAAATAGCCGCCATGGCCCCTTGCCCAACCGGCACCGCCTCCTGCATAGCCTGAGCTCTGAAACGCACCAAGGGTGCGGCCTGTGTCAAGGTTAACGCGCCAGCGGCCACCAGGGCCGAATACTCACCCAAAGAGTGGCCCGCAACCGCTTGCGGTGGTATTCCTACTTCAGCCATCCAGACCCGAAAAGCTGCCACACCAGCAACCAACATGACGGGTTGCGTGTTGGTGGTGAGTGCCAGGATTTCCTTGGGGCCCTCTTTGATCAAACGACCAATGTCTTCGCCCAAAGCATCTGAGGCCTCCTTCAATGCATCGCGTACCTGGATGTGATCCATCCAACCGTCAAGCATGCCAACTGATTGCGAGCCTTGGCCCGGAAATACAAAAGCAAATGATTTCATGTTATTTCAAAATTCATAAGAAAATGACCTCTAGTGCTTATATTTATTGCGTAAATAGCTACAATTTAAGTAGCACAGCACCCCAGGTAAACCCCCCACCCACAGCTTCCATCAATAAGGTTTGCCCAGGTTTCACTTGGCCTGCGCGCACAGCCGTATCCAGAGCCAGAGGAATCGATGCAGCAGAAGTGTTGCCATGTTGATCCACCGTCACCACCACCTTGTCCATCGGTAATTTCAGCTTGCGCGCCGTGCTTTGCATGATGCGGATATTCGCCTGGTGTGGAATCAACCAATCTACATCCGCAGCCACCTTACCCGCTTTGGCCAATACCGCACGAGCTGCCTCATCCAGCACACCAACCGCCAATTTGAAGACAGCTTGGCCATCCATACGAAGCAAAGGCTCACCCATCACCTGACCGCCACTCACATTCCCGGGCACACACAAAATATTGGTGTACTGGCCATCGGCATGGATATCCGTCGCCAAAATACCCGGCTCAGAGGAAGCCTCCAGCACTACCGCTCCAGCACCATCACCGAACAAAACACAGGTTGTGCGGTCTTTGAAATCGAGCAATCGCGAAAAAATTTCAGCACCAACCACCAAAGCTTTTTTGGCCGTCCCGGTTCGAATCAGGGAATCTGCCAAAGTTAATGCATAGATGAAACCACCACACACCGCCTGAACATCAAATGCTGGCCCACCTTGATTGCCAAGCTTGCCCTGCAAAATACAAGCCGTAGAGGGAAAGACCATGTCTGGCGTGGACGTTGCCACGATGATCAAATCAATGTCTTTGGCTTCCACGCCAGCAGCTTGTAATGCCTGACGCGAGGCGTTCAGCGCCAAATCACTGCTGTAAACACCAGCATCCACAAAATGCCGGGCACGAATACCAGTTCGTTCGACAATCCACTCGTCGCTCGATTCCAGACCTTGCGCGGCCAGATCTGCCACCAGATCGGCATTGGTCAGACGGCGCGGGGGCAAATAGCTGCCGGTTCCCGTGATTTTTGAATAAATTTTCATAACTCAGCCCGTAACGACCAGTTCAGCCTGAGGCGACACCGCAGAATCACTCAAAAGAGGTGCTGCATGTGCAATCCTGACGCGAACTTGATCCAACAAATTATTTCGGGCCGCATCATACGCCCGCCCCAAAGCGAACCCAAACGCCACTTCATCGGCTGACCCATGGCTTTTGAAAACCAGCCCACGCAAGCCCAACAAGGCTCCGCCGTTGTATCGACGGTGATCCATGCGTTTTTTAAGCGCTGATATGACCGGATAAGCAGTTATGGCTGCAAATTTTGTGAAAATATTGTGAGAAAACTCCTTTTTCAAGAAGTCAACAATCATTTTGGCCAAACCTTCGCTGGCTTTGAGTGCCACATTACCTACAAAACCATCACAAACCACAATGTCTGCCGTGCCCTTGAAAATATCGTTGCCCTCGACATTGCCATAAAAATTCAAATCCCCCGATTTGGCAGCAGATCGCAACAACTCTCCGGCCTTTTTAATCACTTCATTGCCCTTGATGGCCTCTTCTCCGATATTGAGCAAACCCACGGAAGGATTTTCTTCGCCGCTCAAAACCGATACCAATGCAGAACCCATTACTGCGAACTGCAGCAAGTGAGCCGCAGAACAATCCACATTGGCCCCCATGTCGAGCACCGTGGTGGCGGCTCCTTTGGCATTAGGAATTTGTCCAGCAATGGCTGGGCGATCAATACCATCAAGCGTTTTTAAAAGATAGCGTGAAATCGCCATCAAAGCCCCAGTGTTACCAGCAGATACGACCGCCTGAGCAGCACCATCTTTCACCTGAGTGATCGCCACGCGCATGGACGAATCTTTTTTCCTGCGCAGGGCCACTTCAAGCGGGTCGTCCATAGTGACCACTTCACTGGCCAGAACCACTTTCGCCCTCACATGCGCAAAACCCGCCATACTCTCCGGCAAACCCACCAAAATCAACTGAACATCTGGATGCAGGTTCAGAAAATGCATGCAGGCAGGCAAGGTGACACGGGGGCCGTGGTCACCGCCCATACAGTCAACAGCAATAGTGATCATGAATTACAAGTCGCCCAACAAACAACAATAACAAGCCCAACGTGTGTCAGACTAAAAAAGGGAAACCACAAATACAAAGGCCCGGGGCTACACGATTGGTAGCCCCGGGCCTTGGGTGTTTAATTGCAATTAAGCTTCAGACTTGGTCTTGAGAACCTTGCGACCACGGTAAAAACCGGTCGGACTGATGTGATGACGCAAATGCGTTTCACCCGTGGTTGCTTCCACGGCAATACCGGGAACGACCAGAGCATTGTGAGAGCGGTGCATACCGCGCTTGGAAGGGGACTTTTTGTTTTGTTGGACGGCCATGTTCCGCTCCTTAAGGCTGTGAGCTGCCCGAATAGCAGCAACTGGGGTTGGTTAAAAAGCGCACATCAACCATGCGCAAAGACCATAGAGTATAACCCATGACAGATCTTTTTGCAGTCATCATTGCTTAGACGAATTTTTCAAACTAGCCAACGCTGCAAACGGATGAGGTTTTTCTTGTTGCTGTTCAAAATCAGCATCTGCCACAGCAAGTTTGACATCCACTGGGCACACATCATGCCGTGGCACCGATGGCAAATCCAGCAAAATTTCATCTTCAATCAAACCTGCCAGATCGAAATCTTGACTCGCCACCAGCACGTCCTCAAGTGACTCATCATCTTCAATTTCGGCCTGCACCTCAGTTTCCACAAATCGGAAGTCCCGTTCTATCTGAATCCGTTCATCTACAGGCCCCAAACACCGTTGACACGTCAAAGGCAAGCTCACATCTACTGTTAAGTGAATCCAAACTTGAGGGAGCCCAAGCTGGTCGGTCTTGAGTTCCGAACGCACAGACCAAAATAGAGCATTTTCAGCTCCTTTTCCTTTGGTTTCAAGCATCAATCGCTCGTAATTTAATAGCAAATCTTGACCTGCAAGTTGCAACGCAGTCAAACCGGCCTGTTTGACATCCAGTTTTGGAGGGGATACATATTGACTCATGCTTGCAGTGTAAGAGAATCAGACCATGACTGAACACACCTCGCCCCCATTGATTCTGGCTTCAACCTCACCCTATCGCCGCCAACTACTGGAACGACTTCGTGTCCCCTTTACCGTCATCCCATCCGATGTAGATGAATCCGCTTGGCCAACCGAAACGCCTGCACAGCTTGCCTGCAGGCTGGCATTGACCAAGGCACAAGCCGTTGCCAAGCTACATCCAGACAGCATAGTTATTGGTTCAGACCAAGTGGCCGATCTTCATGGTGATGCTTTGGGTAAACCACACACCCATGCACGAGCCGTGGCCCAATTACAACGCATGCGAGGTCAAACCGTCATCTTCCAAACCGCAGTGGCAGTGGTTTGCCAAGCACGACGCTTTGCACAAACCGAATTGGCTCAGGTCAAGGTTCAATTCAACCAACTTACTGATAAAGAAATTGAAGCCTATCTGCTTGCTGAGCAACCTTATGACTGCGCAGGTAGCGCCAAAAGTGAAGGGTTGGGCATTGCACTACTGGCACGTATCGACAACGATGACCCAACGGCTCTTGTTGGCTTGCCGCTGATTCGCACCTGTCAACTGCTGCGTGCTGCGGGATTCGAAGTCTTATGAATCTGCCACACACGACACCGCCCTCTGTAGTCAAAGGCAAACTCTATTTGGTACCAGCACCGTTGGATTTTGGCTGTTCACAAATTACCGACTTGCAAGCCTCCATGCCTTTGGGAACCCTCTACCAGGCAGCAAACTTGGCGCATTGGGTGTGTGAAAACGCGAAATCCACCCGAGCCTACCTCAAACGCATCCACGACATCACTCCACTTTGCAAACCCATTCAAAGCATGTCATTGGTGGAATTGCCCAGGGAGGTTCACAAAAAAGGCGATCATCAAGGCAACTTTGATGCACGCGGCCTACTACAAGCAGCCTTGCAAGGCAATGACATTGGCCTCATCAGTGAAGCGGGCATGCCCGCCGTAGCTGATCCTGGCTCTTCAGTGGTTCGAGCTGCACATGACTTGGGTGTGGAGGTGATACCGCTGGTCGGTCCGGTATCTTTATTGCTGGCACTGGCAGCCAGCGGGCTCAACGGACAAAATTTTGCTTTTGTCGGGTATTTGCCGCAAGACGCACAAGAGCGAATAACACGTATCCGCGAGCTTGAAGCCCTGTCTCTGAAAACTGGCCAAACTCAGCTATTTATAGAGACACCTTACCGTAATGCAGTCATGCTGGCAGCACTCAAACAAAGTCTGCAACCCAATACCCGTCTGGCAATCAGCAGCGGACTCACGCTAGCCAGCGCTCACATCGTCAGCCAATCGATCAAACAATGGAAACATGCCTCTACAACACTGGATAACGCAACCCCTGTTGTCTTTGCTATTGGACGTTGACCAAGGCACACCCTTTTTTACGAACATCCAAGCCAACTACCCTCAGTGTATGGAGGGAATGGATTTCAAAGCTTGAACCGCACCAGCACCCATTGCAGCACCAAAACGCTTAACTAACCGTTCAGCCACATTGTCTCGGCGGGTATAGTCAATGATGTCTTCGGCTTTTACCACCTCACGCGCAACAAAGTCCAAGCTGCCTAATTGGTCTGCCAAACCCAGCTCAATCGCCTGCTGGCCATTCCAAAACAAGCCGCTGAAGGTTTCAGGAGTCTCCTTCAAACGCTCACCGCGCCCTTCTTTCACCACGGCAATGAACTGTTGGTGAATCTGATTCAGCATGGCTTGTGCAAAGACCCGCTGAGTTTCCGTTTGCGGACTGTACGGATCCAGAAAACCTTTGTTTTCCCCTGCTGTCATCAAGCGGCGCTCAACCCCCAGCTTATCCATCAGCCCAGTAAAACCAAAACCATCCATCAGTACGCCAATGCTGCCTACGATACTGGCCTTATCAACAAAAATTTTGTCAGCCGATACCGCAATGTAATAGGCCGCCGATGCAGCGGATTCTTCTACCACGGCGTACACCGGTTTTTTGTGAAGCGCTTTAAGCCGTTTGATTTCGTCGTTGATGATGCCTGCCTGCACCGGGCTTCCTCCAGGAGAATTGATCAATAACACGACGGCCTGCGCACCAGAATCTTCAAACGCAGCACGTAAAGAAGACACCAGCAATTCCGCACTGGCTTCCGCCCCAGAGGCAATTTCACCCTTGATCTCAATCACCGCCGTATGCGGAGTGGAAACATCTTGCCCACCGCCATTACGGCTTACACCAAGCCAGACAAGCACAACGAACACCCCCAACCATGCAAAACGAAAGAATAGCCGCCAGCGACGAGTCGCACGTTGTTCTTGCAGGGTGGCAAAAGCTAATCTCTCCAGCGTCGACCGCTCCCAGCCATGGGGCTCAGGGTATCCTCCGGTATCTACATTTTTAGTAGCATTCACCTCTTTATTGTCAATCTTTTCAGACATTTTTTGGTCAGATTCAAGCGCTGGTTTTAGAGGCTCGTTGTCGGGAGTAACAGGGTCATTCATGAAGAGTTGCCAATTGAAATTTCTCTGAAGTATGCCAGTGCACCATACCATCAGACTCTGACACCTCAATTTTCACCAGCCCCCCCCTGCAAGGCCCCATGCGACAGTGCCCCGTCTGAGGGGCATACATGGCACCGTGTGTGGCACACATCAACCAGTGACCAGTGGTATCAAAAAATTCATTGGGCTGATAGTCCATTTCCATAGGCACATGGCTACAACGGTTCAAATAGGCAAAGACTTTCCCTTGATAACGCACCGCAAAGGCCGCTTCGCTCCGGCCAAAGTACAGCACTTCAAATGGCACAGCATGTTGACTGTTGACCAAATCAGCAGAATGACACAAAAAAACAGCTTGGTGGGGCATACCGCCAATCCCTCAAACGTTCAACCGCAGCCAGTTGTGCAACTGCGCGACATCATGCGCAACATACTGGGGCGACAAGGCTGCAAATGCGTCAGACTCATGCGCACCATAGCTCACACCCACACTGGCACAACCAGCGTTAAGTGCCATTTGCAAATCATGCGTAGTGTCACCAATCATCAGGGTACGCTCTGCAGGTACATCAAACTCAGCCATCAATTCGCGCAACATCAGCGGATCTGGTTTGCCCGCAGTTTGGTCTGCCGTGCGCGAAGCATCAAAAATACCAACAAGTGTCGAGGTATCCAACGCCTCGTCCAAGCCCCGACGACTTTTGCCAGTGGCAACTGTCAGAATCAGACCACGTGTCTTCAAGTCTGCCAGCATTGGCAACACGCCGTCAAACAGACTGATTTCATGCTGAATGGCGAAATAATGGTGTCGGTAACGATCACCAAGCATGGGATAGAGTTCTTTCGGCACGTCTGGTGCGGCATGAGCCAAAGCCTGCATCAAACCCATACCAATCACGTAAGACGCTGCTTCATATGTAGGCTCCTTGCCCCCTACATCACGCACCGCTGCCTGGATGCAACGCGCGATGATGGCAGTAGAGTCGAACAGGGTGCCATCCCAGTCAAAAGCGATCAAATCAAAACGTCTTTGGGTCATAAAGTTGAGCGCTCAGGCGCGTTGGATAAAGAAAATTGCGCCAGCTCAGGAGGCAAATCGGCCAACAACTCCTGCCGCTCACCTGTAGCGGGGTGGTTAAATTGCAAGCGCCATGCGTGCAAAAACATACGCTTAAGTCCTGGTGATGCATTGGCGCGTGCCAAAGCTTTATTGATCTCAAAGTCGCCATACTTGTCGTCCCCCAAAATCGGAAAACCTTCACTGGCCAAATGAACCCTGATTTGATGTGTGCGCCCGGTCTTGATGGTTACCTCCAGCAATGAGCCCTGCTGCAAATGTTCGCGCACCCGTACCAAAGTCACGGATGGCATGCCATTCGGATCATCACGCGACACCACTTTAACGCGACGCTCACCTGCCTGAGCGTCTTTACCATCCAACTCGTATTTGTACAAAGGCTTGTCGAGCACCTTCAGCTTTGCGGGCCATTGCCCCCGCACCATGGCCAAATAAGTTTTGCCGGTTTGACGCTCGCGAAACTGATCTTGCAGATTTTTAAGTGCACTACGCTTCTTGGCGATCAGCAAAATACCACTGGTTTCACGATCCAGACGATGCACCAATTCAAGAAACTTGGCCTGCGGACGTGCCATGCGGAGTTGCTCAATCACACCAAAACTCACACCAGAGCCACCATGCACGGCCACACCTGCAGGCTTGTTGACGACCAGCATGTGCTCATCTTCAAACAACACCACAAAGTCACGTGCTGGCACTGATCCCGAAGCCCCGCTGGCCATGGCGTTAGCTTTTTCAGCCACCCGTTCAGAGATACGAACAGGAGGTAAACGCACCACATCTCCCTCTCTCAAGCGCGTATCCGCCGCCACACGCCCTTTGTTAACACGTACCTCACCGCTGCGAATCATGCGATAAATGTGGGTTTTGGGAACCCCCTTGAAATGGCGAATCAGAAAATTGTCAACACGTTGATCCACACTGTTTTCATCAATGCAAACGGTCTTAACCTCTGGGACGGGGGCTGAGGGTTTCACCCCTATAATCTGTTTCACTCGCGGCGTGCTCGGTAATAAGTAGTTGATTTAATTGATACTTAAATCGTTAAGTCGGTGAAGTTTAGTTCACTCACCCGATCCCCCGCCAGTAAAGTCGATACCGCCTGTCGCACCCGCTGCAAATGCACAACCAATCGTTGCGCATGGTAGTCAGAATGACAGGTTAAAACGGCATCTTGAAACCCAGAATCGGAATACCCAAAATTCACAGCTCATGGCTGTGAATGGAATGAAGCGAAATGTTTGCACTGATGACCCTGATGACCCAATGCCTGCAGCGCGAAAACGTGCTGTTTTTTGGCATTCATCAACCATCTGTGCCCGTCAAACGGGCACAACACGCTATTAAATCAATAGCTAATTCCCTCCCAAACCCCATCGCTCCCCTCCACGCGCCAATACCCAGACTCATTGTTTGAGTTTGGGTTCTCCGGCTTTTCCTCCTTGTTTCAAGGTGTCAGTTTGTGTATCAATACAGCCCAATAGGGCTTTTGATTGATATTTGAATTGAAGGAACGCTACCCATGAAACGGATGCTCATCAACGCGACGCAGGCTGAAGAACGCCGCCTCGCCATCGTCGACGGCCAAAAACTGCTCGACTACGAAATCGAGATCGAAGGGCGCGAACAGCGCAAAGGCAATATTTACAAAGCAGTTGTGACACGCGTCGAGCCCTCTTTGGAGGCTTGCTTTGTAGACTACGGTGAAGAGCGCCATGGCTTCTTGCCTTTCAAGGAAATTTCCCGCCAATACTTCCAACCAGGTGTTCCTGTCAGTCAGGCCCGCATTCAGGATGCCATCAAGGAAGGCCAGGAACTGCTGGTTCAGGTTGAAAAGGAAGAGCGTGGCAACAAAGGTGCAGCTCTCACCACGTTTGTCTCATTGGCTGGCCGTTATGTGGTCTTGATGCCCAACAACCCACGCGGCGGCGGTGTGTCTCGCCGCATTGAAGGTGAAGATCGGGCCGAGTTGAAAGAAGCCCTCGACCAGCTCGAATACCCCAATGGCATGAGCATCATTGCCCGCACTGCTGGCATCGGTCGCTCTGCACCAGAGCTGCAATGGGATTTGAATTACCTGCTGAAACTATGGTCCGCCATTGATGGCGCAGCCAAAGGTGGCAAAGGTGCCTTCCTGATTTACCAGGAATCCTCACTGGTGATCCGTGCCATTCGCGATTACTTCAACCATGACATTGGTGACATCCTGATCGACACCGACGATGTCTATGAGCAAGCCCAGCAATTCATGGCCCACGTGATGCCGGAACACGCAGCCCGTGTCAAACGCTACCGCGACGATGCGCCACTGTTCTCCCGCTTCCAGATCGAGCATCAGATCGAATCTGCCTATGCCCGCACGGTGCAATTGCCCAGCGGCGGCGCGATTGTGATCGACCACACCGAAGCCTTGGTGAGTGTCGACGTGAACTCGGCCCGCGCCATCAAAGGGGGTGACATCGAAGAAACCGCCACCCGTACCAATCTGGAAGCAGCTGATGAAGTGGCCCGCCAGGCTCGCCTGCGCGATTTGGGCGGCCTGATCGTCATTGACTTCATTGACATGGAAGAAAGCCGCAACCGGCGCGACGTGGAAAACCGCTTGCGCGAAGCCTTGCGCCAGGATCGTGCCCGCGTCCAGTTTGGCACCATCAGCAAGTTTGGCTTGATGGAAATGAGCCGCCAGCGCCTGCGTCCGGCGCTCAGCGAGGGAGCATCGATCCCCTGCCCACGCTGCGGCGGCTCTGGCCACATTCGTGACACGGAATCCAGCGCACTGCAAATTTTGCGCATCATCCAGGAAGAATCCCTGAAAGACAGTACCGCCTCGGTGTTGTGCCAGGTGCCGGTTGAAGTGGCCTCGTTCCTGCTGAACGAAAAACGCACCGAAATCGCCAAGATTGAGCTCAAGCAGCGCATCAATGTGATCATGGTGCCCAACAAGTCGCTGGAAACGCCCAACTAC is a window of Rhodoferax lithotrophicus DNA encoding:
- the rpmF gene encoding 50S ribosomal protein L32, yielding MAVQQNKKSPSKRGMHRSHNALVVPGIAVEATTGETHLRHHISPTGFYRGRKVLKTKSEA
- the fabG gene encoding 3-oxoacyl-ACP reductase FabG, which gives rise to MSEIKFEGQVALVTGASRGIGAAIALELAKRGLTVIGTATTEEGAVKLSQTLAAYPGCNGRMLNVNDAAGVDALIDNVVKEHGGLQILVNNAGITRDNLTMRMKDDEWDAVLDTNLKAVFRMSRAVMRTMMKQRYGRIISITSVVGASGNPGQANYAAAKAGVAGMTRALARELGSRNITVNCVAPGFIETDMTAQLADEQQKTLLTQIPLGHLGKPADVAHAVAYLASPQAAYVTGQELHVNGGMYM
- a CDS encoding HAD family hydrolase — translated: MTQRRFDLIAFDWDGTLFDSTAIIARCIQAAVRDVGGKEPTYEAASYVIGMGLMQALAHAAPDVPKELYPMLGDRYRHHYFAIQHEISLFDGVLPMLADLKTRGLILTVATGKSRRGLDEALDTSTLVGIFDASRTADQTAGKPDPLMLRELMAEFDVPAERTLMIGDTTHDLQMALNAGCASVGVSYGAHESDAFAALSPQYVAHDVAQLHNWLRLNV
- a CDS encoding SAM-dependent methyltransferase — translated: MNLPHTTPPSVVKGKLYLVPAPLDFGCSQITDLQASMPLGTLYQAANLAHWVCENAKSTRAYLKRIHDITPLCKPIQSMSLVELPREVHKKGDHQGNFDARGLLQAALQGNDIGLISEAGMPAVADPGSSVVRAAHDLGVEVIPLVGPVSLLLALAASGLNGQNFAFVGYLPQDAQERITRIRELEALSLKTGQTQLFIETPYRNAVMLAALKQSLQPNTRLAISSGLTLASAHIVSQSIKQWKHASTTLDNATPVVFAIGR
- a CDS encoding YceD family protein translates to MSQYVSPPKLDVKQAGLTALQLAGQDLLLNYERLMLETKGKGAENALFWSVRSELKTDQLGLPQVWIHLTVDVSLPLTCQRCLGPVDERIQIERDFRFVETEVQAEIEDDESLEDVLVASQDFDLAGLIEDEILLDLPSVPRHDVCPVDVKLAVADADFEQQQEKPHPFAALASLKNSSKQ
- a CDS encoding S49 family peptidase: MNDPVTPDNEPLKPALESDQKMSEKIDNKEVNATKNVDTGGYPEPHGWERSTLERLAFATLQEQRATRRWRLFFRFAWLGVFVVLVWLGVSRNGGGQDVSTPHTAVIEIKGEIASGAEASAELLVSSLRAAFEDSGAQAVVLLINSPGGSPVQAGIINDEIKRLKALHKKPVYAVVEESAASAAYYIAVSADKIFVDKASIVGSIGVLMDGFGFTGLMDKLGVERRLMTAGENKGFLDPYSPQTETQRVFAQAMLNQIHQQFIAVVKEGRGERLKETPETFSGLFWNGQQAIELGLADQLGSLDFVAREVVKAEDIIDYTRRDNVAERLVKRFGAAMGAGAVQALKSIPSIH
- a CDS encoding beta-ketoacyl-ACP synthase III, with protein sequence MKIYSKITGTGSYLPPRRLTNADLVADLAAQGLESSDEWIVERTGIRARHFVDAGVYSSDLALNASRQALQAAGVEAKDIDLIIVATSTPDMVFPSTACILQGKLGNQGGPAFDVQAVCGGFIYALTLADSLIRTGTAKKALVVGAEIFSRLLDFKDRTTCVLFGDGAGAVVLEASSEPGILATDIHADGQYTNILCVPGNVSGGQVMGEPLLRMDGQAVFKLAVGVLDEAARAVLAKAGKVAADVDWLIPHQANIRIMQSTARKLKLPMDKVVVTVDQHGNTSAASIPLALDTAVRAGQVKPGQTLLMEAVGGGFTWGAVLLKL
- a CDS encoding RluA family pseudouridine synthase, with product MKQIIGVKPSAPVPEVKTVCIDENSVDQRVDNFLIRHFKGVPKTHIYRMIRSGEVRVNKGRVAADTRLREGDVVRLPPVRISERVAEKANAMASGASGSVPARDFVVLFEDEHMLVVNKPAGVAVHGGSGVSFGVIEQLRMARPQAKFLELVHRLDRETSGILLIAKKRSALKNLQDQFRERQTGKTYLAMVRGQWPAKLKVLDKPLYKYELDGKDAQAGERRVKVVSRDDPNGMPSVTLVRVREHLQQGSLLEVTIKTGRTHQIRVHLASEGFPILGDDKYGDFEINKALARANASPGLKRMFLHAWRLQFNHPATGERQELLADLPPELAQFSLSNAPERSTL
- a CDS encoding Rieske (2Fe-2S) protein; protein product: MPHQAVFLCHSADLVNSQHAVPFEVLYFGRSEAAFAVRYQGKVFAYLNRCSHVPMEMDYQPNEFFDTTGHWLMCATHGAMYAPQTGHCRMGPCRGGLVKIEVSESDGMVHWHTSEKFQLATLHE
- the plsX gene encoding phosphate acyltransferase PlsX, with product MITIAVDCMGGDHGPRVTLPACMHFLNLHPDVQLILVGLPESMAGFAHVRAKVVLASEVVTMDDPLEVALRRKKDSSMRVAITQVKDGAAQAVVSAGNTGALMAISRYLLKTLDGIDRPAIAGQIPNAKGAATTVLDMGANVDCSAAHLLQFAVMGSALVSVLSGEENPSVGLLNIGEEAIKGNEVIKKAGELLRSAAKSGDLNFYGNVEGNDIFKGTADIVVCDGFVGNVALKASEGLAKMIVDFLKKEFSHNIFTKFAAITAYPVISALKKRMDHRRYNGGALLGLRGLVFKSHGSADEVAFGFALGRAYDAARNNLLDQVRVRIAHAAPLLSDSAVSPQAELVVTG
- the fabD gene encoding ACP S-malonyltransferase, translated to MKSFAFVFPGQGSQSVGMLDGWMDHIQVRDALKEASDALGEDIGRLIKEGPKEILALTTNTQPVMLVAGVAAFRVWMAEVGIPPQAVAGHSLGEYSALVAAGALTLTQAAPLVRFRAQAMQEAVPVGQGAMAAILGLEAAKVVAGCAEVTRTLGEHSAEVVEAVNFNDPGQTVIAGSKVAVEQACVLLKTMGAKRALPLPVSAPFHSSLMKPAALKLKAKLEETSFLPPQIDLVNNIDVAVEQDVAKIRDALYRQAFGPVRWVECVQAIAARGLPTLVECGPGKVLAGMTKRINSELQGMPLLDMASLTEAKTFVLEA
- a CDS encoding Maf family protein, with protein sequence MTEHTSPPLILASTSPYRRQLLERLRVPFTVIPSDVDESAWPTETPAQLACRLALTKAQAVAKLHPDSIVIGSDQVADLHGDALGKPHTHARAVAQLQRMRGQTVIFQTAVAVVCQARRFAQTELAQVKVQFNQLTDKEIEAYLLAEQPYDCAGSAKSEGLGIALLARIDNDDPTALVGLPLIRTCQLLRAAGFEVL